One genomic region from Camelus dromedarius isolate mCamDro1 chromosome 17, mCamDro1.pat, whole genome shotgun sequence encodes:
- the RBM15B gene encoding putative RNA-binding protein 15B has protein sequence MKRQSERDSSPSGRGSSSSAKRPREREREAEAGGRRAAHKASGGAKHPVPTRARDKPRGSGGSGSGHRDGRGAGDANHRASSGRSSGSGAGGGGRGGKASGDPGASGASPRVSPLPPPPPPGAEPAGPGSSAAAPEYKTLLISSLSPALPAEHLEDRLFHQFKRFGEISLRLSHTPELGRVAYVNFRHPQDAREARQHALARQLLLYDRPLKVEPVYLRGGGGGGGGGGGGGGSSRRSSSSSAAASTPPPGPPAPADPLGYLPLHGGYQYKQRSLSPVAAPPLREPRARHAAAAFALDAAAAAAVGLSRERALDYYGLYDDRGRPYGYPAVCEEDLMPEDDQRATRNLFIGNLDHSVSEVELRRAFEKYGIIEEVVIKRPARGQGGAYAFLKFQNLDMAHRAKVAMSGRVIGRNPIKIGYGKANPTTRLWVGGLGPNTSLAALAREFDRFGSIRTIDHVKGDSFAYIQYESLDAAQAACAKMRGFPLGGPDRRLRVDFAKAEETRYPQQYQPSPLPVHYELLPDGYTRHRNLDADLRVRDRTPPHLLYSDRDRTFLEGDWTSPSKSSDRRNSLEGYSRSVRSRSGERWGGDGDRGLPKPWEERRKRRSLSSDRGRTTHSPYEERSRTKGGGQQADRGSDRTPERSRKENHSSEGTKESGSNSLSNSRHGAEERSHHHHHEAPDSSHGKKTREGERNHRTIEAEPKPLEEPKHETKKLKNLSEYAQTLQLGWNGLLVLKNSCFPTSMHILEGDQGVISGLLKDHTSGSKLTQLKIAQRLRLDQPKLDEVTRRIKQGSPNGYAVLLATQASPIGPGTEGMPAVEPGLQRRLLRNLVSYLKQKQAAGVISLPVGGSKGRDSTGMLYAFPPCDFSQQYLQSALRTLGKLEEEHMVIVIVRDTA, from the coding sequence ATGAAGAGGCAGAGCGAGCGAGACTCGAGCCCGAGCGGGCGCGGCTCGTCGTCGTCGGCCAAGCGGCCGCGGGAGCGCGAACGGGAGGCggaggcgggcgggcggcgggcggcgcaCAAGGCCTCGGGTGGCGCCAAGCATCCCGTTCCAACGCGGGCCCGCGACAAACCTCGCGGTAGCGGGGGCAGTGGGAGCGGGCATCGCGACGGCCGCGGCGCCGGGGACGCGAATCACCGTGCGAGCAGCGGCCGCTCCTCCGGTTCGGGCGCCGGTGGCGGAGGACGCGGTGGCAAGGCCTCAGGGGACCCAGGCGCTTCAGGGGCTTCGCCCCGCGTGTCTCCActgccacctccaccaccacccggGGCCGAGCCTGCGGGTCCCGGCTCGTCGGCGGCCGCACCCGAGTACAAGACTCTGCTCATCAGTAGCCTGAGCCCCGCGCTGCCCGCCGAGCACCTCGAGGACCGGCTTTTCCACCAGTTCAAGCGCTTCGGAGAGATCAGCTTGCGGCTGTCGCACACGCCTGAGCTGGGCCGCGTGGCTTACGTGAATTTCCGGCACCCACAGGACGCGCGTGAGGCCCGCCAGCACGCCCTGGCCCGCCAGCTGCTGCTCTACGACCGCCCGCTCAAGGTGGAGCCGGTGTACCTgcgcggaggcggcggcggcggcggtggcggcggcggcggcggcgggagcagCCGccgaagcagcagcagcagcgctgCCGCCTCCACGCCGCCCCCCGGGCCACCCGCGCCTGCCGACCCGCTCGGCTACCTCCCACTGCACGGCGGCTACCAGTACAAGCAGCGTTCGCTGTCCCCAGTTGCCGCCCCGCCACTGCGGGAACCCCGCGCCCGCCACGCCGCCGCAGCGTTTGCCCTGgatgctgccgccgccgccgccgtagGACTGTCCCGGGAGCGGGCCCTGGACTACTACGGGCTCTACGACGACCGCGGGCGCCCCTACGGCTACCCGGCCGTGTGTGAGGAGGACCTGATGCCTGAGGACGACCAGCGGGCCACTCGCAACCTCTTCATCGGGAACCTGGACCACAGCGTGTCAGAGGTGGAGCTGCGACGGGCTTTCGAGAAGTACGGCATCATTGAGGAGGTGGTCATTAAGAGACCCGCCCGTGGTCAGGGTGGTGCATACGCCTTCCTCAAGTTCCAGAACCTGGACATGGCCCATAGGGCTAAGGTGGCCATGTCAGGCCGAGTGATTGGCCGCAACCCCATTAAGATAGGCTATGGCAAGGCTAACCCCACCACACGCCTCTGGGTGGGTGGCCTGGGACCTAACACCTCGCTGGCAGCGCTAGCCCGGGAGTTTGACCGCTTTGGGAGCATTCGGACCATTGATCACGTCAAAGGGGATAGCTTTGCCTACATCCAGTATGAGAGCTTGGACGCCGCCCAGGCCGCTTGTGCTAAAATGAGGGGCTTTCCCTTGGGTGGTCCCGACCGCAGGCTGCGTGTGGATTTTGCCAAAGCAGAGGAGACTCGGTATCCCCAGCAGTACCAGCCTTCACCCCTCCCTGTGCATTATGAGCTTCTCCCAGATGGATATACTCGGCACCGAAACCTGGACGCTGATCTGCGGGTGCGGGATAGGACCCCCCCACACCTCCTGTACTCAGACCGAGACCGGACCTTTTTGGAAGGGGACTGGACCAGCCCCAGTAAAAGCTCTGACCGCCGAAACAGCCTCGAGGGCTACAGCCGCTCAGTGCGCAGCCGGAGTGGTGAGCGCTGGGGTGGAGATGGGGACCGGGGCCTGCCTAAGCCCTGGGAGGAGAGGCGGAAGCGGAGGAGCCTTTCCAGTGATCGCGGAAGGACAACCCACTCCCCTTATGAGGAACGGAGCAGGACCAAGGGTGGTGGGCAGCAGGCGGACCGAGGCTCTGACCGCACCCCTGAGCGCAGCCGCAAGGAAAACCACTCCAGTGAAGGGACCAAGGAATCCGGCAGCAACTCCCTCAGCAACAGCAGACACGGGGCTGAGGAGCggagccaccaccaccaccatgaggCTCCAGACTCTTCCCACGGGAAGAAGACACGAGAGGGCGAGCGCAATCATCGGACCATTGAGGCTGAGCCCAAGCCTCTCGAAGAGCCAAAACACGAGACCAAAAAGCTCAAGAATCTTTCAGAGTATGCCCAGACACTGCAGCTGGGTTGGAATGGGCTTCTAGTGTTGAAAAACAGCTGCTTCCCAACATCTATGCACATCTTAGAGGGGGACCAAGGGGTTATCAGCGGTCTCCTCAAAGACCACACTTCTGGGAGTAAGCTGACCCAGCTGAAGATTGCCCAGCGCCTTCGACTGGACCAGCCCAAGCTCGACGAGGTCACACGACGCATCAAGCAGGGGAGCCCCAATGGCTACGCAGTGCTCCTAGCCACCCAGGCTTCCCCCATTGGGCCTGGCACTGAGGGGATGCCCGCGGTGGAACCAGGCCTACAGAGGCGGCTTCTCAGGAACCTGGTCTCCTACTTGAAACAGAAGCAGGCTGCAGGGGTGATCAGCCTGCCAGTGGGTGGGTCCAAGGGCAGAGACAGCACAGGCATGCTTTATGCCTTCCCGCCCTGCGACTTTTCTCAGCAGTACCTCCAGTCAGCACTGAGGACATTGGGCAAGTTAGAAGAAGAACACATGGTGATAGTTATAGTAAGAGACACAGCCTAG